Sequence from the Carassius auratus strain Wakin chromosome 32, ASM336829v1, whole genome shotgun sequence genome:
GAGGGCAAGGAAAAACAGTGTCAAGTAACTAAGCAGGAGTGAGACCGCAATAACAGCAGAGGAGCAGGAGCACAGTAGTATCATGCTACTGTTTCTCAGGGTGTGTCCCATATTCCTTGCGGTCTTCCTCTGCTGCTGTGCCTTGTCTTTCGGTCTGCAAGGCACTTAAGCTTGTAGTTGTGGAAGTACAGCAATGGTGTAGAGTTGTGTCTGGAACACTGGattctgaatgtctcaacagcaCTGCAGCGTTCATGGTGAGTTTGTGTCGTATTTGTTTTTTCCTTTTCCCCcttccttttttgttttctgtctgaTATAAATTGAGGAAAATGAGAAGAATATAATAAAGAGCATTTGTAGGGAGGAAATGACGTGGAGAGAGCGATTCTTTTGTTGCAGGTGTACCTGATGTTCAGGTGTGAGCACAtttgtttgttattaatttttcattctgTTTCTTTGGTTTGCTGTCCCACTTTCACTCTTTAAACTAATTAGGAGTTCCTTGTCTCATTTTTTTTGGTGTGTCCTTCTATTATATACATTTGGCTCAAGTTGGAATGTAGGTCATTTTGTCTAGTTTTATCTCTGAGAGAGTGCAGCGTGGgggcaaattaaatatttatattcattcatgAGCGATAGCGTGTGCTTTCTGTATATTAGTGTATGATTTTGTAAAATTCTTTGGACTATATGGGCCATTCTACAGAATTGGTCCAAACTGCTGTCCCACaaccaaaaaaacacatttaaaaagcgTTTTAGTACTTGcacttggccaaatattgtctggtAAACCATaagtcaatggaaagcttatttattcagctttcagattatgtataaatctacattttgaaaaactgacatttaagactgtttttttttcagtccagggtcacaaatagcaaaaaaatatttttacaatgtagATGTAAGCAAAAGCTCAGTAGGTCAATATAACCcttctaattaaaatattataactgAGTTTTGGTTGTGACATTTGGGGAGTGGACAAATATTCCAAATCTTTCTGAAAATACAATATGAGAATTAACTGCACAATAAATAAGAATGTGTACCTTTAGATATTATAAAATGtgcatacatacaaatatttttgaaatataaaaaattttcaaggcattttttaCTCTTTGATTTTCAACCAATTCTGTAGAAAGGCCCATATAcagcattgttttttgttttgtttagctttttCTACTCATGATTGAAATGTGTTTAACAGGTGCTATTCATCATAAGATTTATACATTTGCTTTAtagtattttcattattttatacattattcatataaagtgtatacatttattctgttatttatttatctttttatttataaaggaaTATGAAGGAAGGAGTGGACAATCTAGCAGTTCCATATCTCCCAAGAAGAATGTAAGAAGGAACCTGGACTTTGAGCCACTTTCAACCACAGCCCTTATACTGGAGAACCGTCCAGCGtaagttttgtttttgtgcatCTCCTCCGGTCATGAAACCTCATTCCTGTATGAtgggtagaaaaaaaaagataaaataaataaataataaacactttCATCTTGCATGCAATGATATGACATGCAGCACagatgatataataataataataataataataataataataattcaatacattttatatagtgtttttctaggcactcaaagcgctttacattgtcaggggtatctcctcatccaccaccagtgttcagcatccacctggatgatgcgacggcagccatagtgccatagtgccagaatgcccaccacacaccagcttactggtggagaggagactgagtgatgaagccaatcagcggatatttggattgataaaaaaaaaaaaaaaaaaaaaattggtaacactttagaataaggttccattagttaatgttagttaactactttcgttaacatgaactaagcaagaacaatccttctacagcatttataagtcttagttcatgttaatttcaacatttactaatgcattatttaaatcaaaagttgtgcttgttaacattagttaatgcattgtgaattaccctgaactaacaatgaataactgtattttcattaactaacattaacgaagatgaataaatacagtaataaatgtattattcattgtttgttcatgtaaattaatacattaactaacattaactaatggaaccttattctaaagtgttaccaaaaaattaatttatgcatttagcagacgcttttattcaaagcattcaggctatcaatttttacctatcatgataTAGAGCGCTAGTATAATTTAAAGCATGGGGAATATGgaataaaaaaggatttatagATGTAaagtatttcaaaacattttctctCGAAAATAGAAATGTAAAGTCCATTGGAAGTAATTGTGTATCTGTGTGTAGGAATCTTCCTGCAAAGCCTGAGGAAGAAGCCCAGAAACACAGACAAGAATATGAAGAGATGGTGGCTCAGGCCAAGAAGAGAGGTGACTTTCTTTTCACGCTTTTGTTTGTGTGTCCAGTTTCGTGTGCTCTAGAGGGCGCTGTTGAAACAGATTTCCATTTCACTGCCATTCCTCCTCTCTCTCACTGCGTGTATGTGTTTCTATGCAGAGCTGAAAGAGGCCCAGAAACGGAAGAAACAACTAGAGGACAGGTGTAAACATGAGGAAAGCATTGGCAATGCTGCTCTCACCTGGAGTCAGGAGATTTTACCCAACTGGCAAAGCATGTGAGTCTGCACACAAAAATCATTGACACAATATATCACACAAACAAGCATTCTTGACATTCcattcaaataaataacagacaaacaTTCTAAGACGACTAACATTTGGCAAGAGATGTTTTGACAAATTAGTGAGAGAGACAGACTAGAAGTGTTTGCTTAGGTGCTCATCTGATACAGCTCTCATCCTTGTTATATCCAATGATCTCTCTGCTGTCCCTGTGAATAGAAGTGGCTTAAAGTCCTAAAATAtgctttgagagaaaaaaaagataaagcaaGCATGTGtgaattacccccccccccaattttcttttttctttttacagtgttCAGCAGACATGTTTCTTTTAATATCGAAACTAAGTTTATCTGCTTTATGAACCAACAAcaatgaaataactgaaatggTTTAGCGCAGTGATATGGACATCTTAATCCAGTCAAACCTGCCTGGAACTACTTCAGCCGTGTGTTTCCCTGAGAATATTTGCACACAATGGACTTGTTAATTGACTTTTTTTGCTCTGTCCTTCTCTTCCCTATTCCAGGTGTTCATCCAGGCGGGTGAGGGATTTATGGTGGCAGGGTCTGCCACCCAGTGTGAGGGGCAAAGTCTGGAGTTTAGCGATAGGCAATGAACTGAACATCACAGATGGTATGAATGGGTTTTATCTATCCTTTATCACATACACACATGATGCACACATACTTGATTAAATATGACAATGTATTTTTAATTCGAAATGTATGGATGAACAATGATTCTAAATATAAAGTCTATCTTTTCTTTTAAGTGTGTAGTAATATAAATGGCTTTGTATCATGGGTTTGTTTTCTTCACTGTGTTTCACAATCAGTGGCCTGTGGTTTGATTGGTATTTAGTTTGAATCTCTAGGCTGGCATAAACCCACAAATTTATACCATAAATGTGCGGCCGTAAACAAGCTTGAGCCTTGTTTTGTGAGAGCAGCATATCCAAAGCAAAGCATGAATCATGCATTGATGTCATATGCTAATGTAAATGAAGTCATAGGTATTAATAACCAATGCTATTTTGGTTGTTCACTGTGAGAACTCTGCACCGAAAGCTGTTGTGGTTTAAATGCTATTTTGCAATAGTGATCTGTTGTGATCACgagtagaaaaataaaaatgaacatttggaaTGGCAACAGATTCTTGACGAGACACAGTTTTACAAGCTGGGTTATTATATTATGAGAATTttgcttcacatttttgttgaaatattcCCTGTATTTAAACACAATGCAGGTATACTTTGTTTTTAAGTTAAGTAAACGGGTGAAATCCCAGGAGTTGAGAAGCGCTGAGTAGAtcttcaaaagcaaatttgatttGTAAAAACTGTTAGATGTAATAACCTAACTGTATCACTAGGGGGTCTCTTTACAAAGCAAATAGGGATTTTTAGATGTAGgtcattttttcttattatttatgtatgtgtcTTAAACAGAGCTGTATAATATCTGTTTGGCAAGAGCCAAAGAAAAGTGGAATGCCTTCGTAGCCCCAACAGCTGCTGCAGAAACAGAGAATGAAGGTAAATGTTAcgcatttttccatttttttttccaagcacatgctacttttgtttcttttctccCACTTTTGCTGGAATAACTTCTTGAATCTCATATCaaccattatttatatacttgacATTCTTTTATTATCCTACTCTTTTTGTTTCCTGCTATTTCTCCTCCATCAGCATCCCTTACTGCCCTTTTGTAACTAATTATTGCTCATTTTTCAGATGCAGGGTTGTCTCATGCTGATCGAGAGGCCAGTCTAGAACTGATCAAATTAGATATTTCCAGAACCTTTCCCAGTCTCTGTATTTTTCAGCAGGTAGGGTGCATTGCTGTTTCTGGTGTTTCACATCATCTGCTGACAACTGTGTCATTATCTCTTGGGCTTTATTTTCAGGGAGGCCCATACCATGATGTATTACACAGCATTCTGGGAGCTTACACTTGCTATCGTCCGGATGTGGGATATGTAAGTCTGGTTTACTATGATATCTTATTGTTTAAATGCTGTCTAATATCTTTTAAATGTATCCTGTACCACTGCACCTTAACCTCAGTTTGCTTGAGCATTGACTCCTATAAAGAGATGTTTACTGTAAAACAGAAACTGACAAAGATGTTGTGTCGGACAGCTGGTTTGCTGGAGTTTAAAGGTTTAAAGTTTGCTCTGTTGAAGCTATTATGCACGTAATAAGCAGAGCCTTAGACCTTATTCTGCTGCACATGTGAGAAAACCAGAGCAATGTGTGCTGCACAGCCCTCTTACATCCTGCTCACAGACCACAGTGTCAATCGTTGGCCAAAGAGCTTTTGCACTTTCACCTCCACAAAGATGCTAGGTGTTCAGCTCGTATTATAAaatttgagaacatattttacGTTTCTGTTAATGTTACTTAATCAAACAGCTTCACTTGTATGACACaacaattttaaattcaaatctcCAATGTATTTTAGATGCCAAGTTTAGAAAAATCCtttggaaaaagaaaaactttttttgtcactATTTTGTGACTAACACTAGTGGTCAAAGAATAATATCTGTTAAAAggttttgaaataagtctcaCTGTGGCTGTGTTTATATGATCAAAACTAGAGTAAAAgagaaaatcttaattattccaaacttgtaATAGATGAATCCTCATTTATGTATCTCTGTTATGTGTTTGTTGTGTAGGTGCAGGGCATGTCCTTTATAGCAGCAGTGTTGATTCTCAACATGGACACTGCTGATGCCTTCATTGCATTTGCCAATTTGTTGAACAAGCCTTGTCAAATGGCTTTCTACAGAGTGGACCACAGCCTTGTGAGTTTTTATGAGGAGTCTTATTAAGTCTTTTTAAGTTGTGTGATCAAGGAAAAAATAGTTGTTATTCAAGACTTTTCAAATGCTCCTGTCATTTTTCTTCCTTAGATGTTGACATACTTTGCAGCATTTGAAGTGTTCTTTGAAGAAAACCTACCAAAGCTCTTTGCACACTTTAAAAATAACAGCCTGTCCtctgatatttatttaattgactgGTAAGTGACATACTTTAAGTCCTGTCAGAAATTTGCCCCTGAGAAACAGATTTATTTATCATAGATCTGCTTTTGTCTGTGTAGGATCTTCACCTTGTACAGTAAATCTCTCCCGCTGGACATTGCGTGTCGAGTGTGGGACGTGTTCTGTCGCGATGGCGAGGAGTTTCTCTTCCGCACGGCTCTGGGGATTCTGCGTCTTTACGAGGACATCCTCACACACATGGACTTCATCCACATCGCTCAGTTCCTGACGCGCTTGCCGGACGACATCTCTGCTGACGAGATCTTCTCCAGCATAACCACCATCAACATGAACAGCAAGAACAAGAAATGGGCACAAGTGAGCATCTTTCTCTGAACAATCATAAAAACACATAACATGCATTTCATGAATAGTTATTAAACAGTATtatgtgaaagtgacgtgacatacagccaagtattgtggcccatactcagaattcgtgctctgcatttaactcatccaaagtgcacacacacagagcagtgaacacacacacacacacacacacacactgtgaacacacacccagagctgtgggcagccatttatatgCTGTGGCACcaggggagcagtttggggttcggtgccttgctcaagggcacctcagtggTGGTAtcgccggcccaagactcgaacccacaaccctagggttaggagtcaaactctctaacccctaggccacaacttccccttttATCCAatcaacaaaacattaaaaatattattacattcagcagccattactccagtcttcatcaTCATGTTGTGCTGAAAAACATATTCAGACTTCATAAACCATAATGAAAAAGCAGAcactaaaaaaatcataataataatttgaaagcaTTTTAGCATAAGGTTGCACATAAagtgtggggaaaaaaatcagaggGTCTAAATACtttctgaattatattttagttcGAAAAggattaaatgttatatatacaaGAATGATACAATGCTGttcatatttaaattgtttccactatatacatatatacacacac
This genomic interval carries:
- the LOC113051627 gene encoding TBC1 domain family member 14-like isoform X2: MEYEGRSGQSSSSISPKKNVRRNLDFEPLSTTALILENRPANLPAKPEEEAQKHRQEYEEMVAQAKKRELKEAQKRKKQLEDRCKHEESIGNAALTWSQEILPNWQSMCSSRRVRDLWWQGLPPSVRGKVWSLAIGNELNITDELYNICLARAKEKWNAFVAPTAAAETENEDAGLSHADREASLELIKLDISRTFPSLCIFQQGGPYHDVLHSILGAYTCYRPDVGYVQGMSFIAAVLILNMDTADAFIAFANLLNKPCQMAFYRVDHSLMLTYFAAFEVFFEENLPKLFAHFKNNSLSSDIYLIDWIFTLYSKSLPLDIACRVWDVFCRDGEEFLFRTALGILRLYEDILTHMDFIHIAQFLTRLPDDISADEIFSSITTINMNSKNKKWAQVLQALQKGQDRGSPLLKH
- the LOC113051627 gene encoding TBC1 domain family member 14-like isoform X1, with translation MAEAEELTSGESNTKGQSTDDSQVSSFSKSSHKQCLPLTQNHVNLHMPSDSQPPHVSLSFKSIPPFSRTCDEDRSSLASQDSGIPTLEINPPEHIHARVTTVPPPHDDNPATLNLDVSDNSTLKSSTFPRCDFDLVRLYGASGLSSAAGKGTLNRSDEISVCSVSSLSTEFSATLSVSNEDFQDFMVTSESSAVVTFENEDVLHRCDNSLSSPTDLHGKLSSPQRQPVGVSTPHEARPKRLGPLASFFHKSLFTKTMKETSALEEQREPGWKLFGKVPHKELSSKDSRKIQKEYEGRSGQSSSSISPKKNVRRNLDFEPLSTTALILENRPANLPAKPEEEAQKHRQEYEEMVAQAKKRELKEAQKRKKQLEDRCKHEESIGNAALTWSQEILPNWQSMCSSRRVRDLWWQGLPPSVRGKVWSLAIGNELNITDELYNICLARAKEKWNAFVAPTAAAETENEDAGLSHADREASLELIKLDISRTFPSLCIFQQGGPYHDVLHSILGAYTCYRPDVGYVQGMSFIAAVLILNMDTADAFIAFANLLNKPCQMAFYRVDHSLMLTYFAAFEVFFEENLPKLFAHFKNNSLSSDIYLIDWIFTLYSKSLPLDIACRVWDVFCRDGEEFLFRTALGILRLYEDILTHMDFIHIAQFLTRLPDDISADEIFSSITTINMNSKNKKWAQVLQALQKGQDRGSPLLKH